A genomic segment from Zygotorulaspora mrakii chromosome 1, complete sequence encodes:
- the HUT1 gene encoding UDP-galactose transporter HUT1 (similar to Saccharomyces cerevisiae HUT1 (YPL244C); ancestral locus Anc_6.272) has translation MPQKQGIFTLLFCVLGVYACFLTWALVQEPLSTRVWPESNQKFQAPSVIAIAQASVAMLVGGVYLKWRKLGYKPFDFIFDHGKELALISFTQSTSTPLASYSLHHVEYLTYMLAKSCKMIPILLVHLLLYRTSIPRKMKVLALVVSMGVVVFTVGGWKPKSIESGSGDRHGTKGYVLLLLSLFLDGMTNATQDNLLKSNKPKVNKSSKKKITGAHLMFALNMFIIIWNALYLKVLDRQQWEKAKVLLRKDPEILNYLFTYACCGAIGQCFIFYTLEKYGSLVLVMITVTRKMMSMILSIAVFGKRVNPIQWAGIIIVFGGITFEAIGKMKTKRLPSKSKLH, from the coding sequence ATGCCTCAGAAACAAGGAATTTTTACGTTACTATTCTGTGTTCTCGGCGTTTATGCCTGCTTCCTCACATGGGCTCTTGTTCAAGAGCCCTTAAGTACCAGAGTATGGCCAGAAAgcaatcaaaaatttcaagcaCCCTCTGTAATTGCCATTGCGCAAGCCAGTGTTGCTATGCTTGTTGGAGGGGTTTATCTGAAGTGGCGGAAATTGGGCTATAAAccatttgatttcatttttgatcatGGAAAGGAACTTGCATTAATATCCTTTACTCAAAGTACTTCAACACCATTGGCTAGTTATTCATTACACCATGTTGAGTATCTCACATATATGCTTGCCAAATCATGCAAAATGATTCCTATATTGCTTGTGCATTTGCTTCTGTATAGAACATCAATTCcaaggaaaatgaaagtgcTTGCGCTAGTTGTAAGCATGGGAGTGGTGGTTTTCACTGTGGGAGGTTGGAAACCAAAGTCTATTGAAAGTGGTTCTGGTGATAGACATGGAACAAAGGGATATGTGCTCTTGTTGCTGAGTTTATTCTTAGATGGGATGACCAATGCAACTCAAGATAATCTTCTTAAAAGCAATAAACCAAAAGTTAACAAAagttccaaaaaaaaaattactgGAGCTCATCTGATGTTCGCACTAAACATGTTCATAATTATTTGGAATGCACTATATCTGAAGGTGCTAGATCGTCAACAATGGGAAAAAGCCAAAGTTCTTCTACGGAAGGATCCAGAGATTTTAAACTATCTTTTCACGTATGCATGCTGCGGTGCGATTGGGCAatgcttcattttttatacaCTGGAAAAATACGGTTCTCTCGTTCTGGTTATGATTACTGTCACCAGAAAGATGATGTCTATGATACTAAGCATTGCGGTTTTCGGAAAAAGAGTAAATCCTATTCAATGGGCAGGTATCATCATCGTATTCGGTGGTATCACTTTCGAAGCTattggaaaaatgaaaacaaagcGTTTGCCTTCGAAAAGTAAACTTCATTAG
- a CDS encoding uncharacterized protein (similar to Saccharomyces cerevisiae YPL245W; ancestral locus Anc_6.273) encodes MKVSLRKQLKMTTGVSEFKRAKKMSNVVSQSVAVDKLSHVKLSNEQAQLRHRILDFSKTHLSNYKPGNGPSLFVIQGDAGTGKSVILNSLFNEIQRQASQKLNEDVDILQGTKNYLVVNHPEMLKLYLRISKSFKYISSSSLERPTSLINALTKQKTMADIIIIDEGHLLATSKDAFKRFYGENHLSDLMSLAKVLIIVYDDKQALRMGCYWDENTKNGANIRSYYDQVAKGNRDWYYLKQQFRVAAPADVLQWINCISVEGKIPRFPKSIDNLGFDFKIWDDCGAMYDSLKELDSKYGQCRMLSTYDFPYRLDGKDYFVKCGENFNVRWDRYTPRAVLPWSERKDTIDEVGSVYTIQGFDLNYAGVILGRSVGYDAKNDCIKLKPELYDDRAGFTKKKNIMEVPQVKQKIIMNSINVLLTRGVKGLYVYAWDDELRERLKRSQEK; translated from the coding sequence ATGAAAGTCTCTCTAAgaaagcaattgaaaatgaccACTGGTGTTAGTGAGTTCAAGAGAGCGAAGAAAATGAGCAATGTGGTTTCGCAATCAGTTGCTGTGGATAAGTTATCCCATGTAAAGCTCTCGAATGAACAGGCGCAGTTGCGCCACAGGATTCTcgacttttcaaaaacccACCTGAGCAATTACAAACCGGGAAATGGCCCTTCATTGTTTGTGATCCAGGGAGATGCTGGTACGGGAAAATCTGTTATATTGAACTCCTTATTCAATGAGATACAACGCCAAGCAAGTCAAAAACTTAATGAAGACGTAGATATTCTCCAAGGGACTAAAAACTATCTTGTGGTGAATCATCCTGAGATGCTAAAACTATATCTTAGAATCAGTAAATCTTTCAAGTATATCTCTAGCTCGTCTTTGGAACGTCCAACCTCATTGATCAATGCGTTGACAAAGCAGAAAACAATGGCAGATATAATTATTATCGACGAGGGACATTTGTTAGCAACCTCAAAGGATGCTTTCAAGCGCTTCTATGGTGAGAACCATCTGAGTGATTTGATGTCATTAGCTAAGGTTTTAATTATTGTTTATGATGATAAGCAGGCACTTAGAATGGGATGCTATTGGGATGAGAACACAAAAAATGGTGCAAATATACGTTCTTATTACGATCAAGTCGCCAAAGGAAACAGGGATTGGTACTATTTAAAGCAGCAATTCAGGGTTGCAGCACCTGCGGACGTTTTACAATGGATTAACTGTATTAGTGTCGAGGGTAAAATACCTAGATTTCCTAAAAGCATTGACAATCTGGGATTTGACTTTAAGATTTGGGATGATTGCGGGGCCATGTACGATTCCTTAAAAGAATTAGACTCGAAGTATGGCCAGTGTAGAATGTTGTCAACCTATGACTTTCCCTACAGACTGGATGGAAAAGACTATTTTGTTAAATGTGGTGAAAACTTTAACGTCCGCTGGGATAGATATACCCCACGAGCCGTCTTACCTTGGAGTGAGAGAAAAGATACCATTGATGAAGTTGGAAGTGTATATACAATCCAGGGCTTTGATTTGAATTATGCAGGCGTCATTCTGGGCAGATCGGTTGGCTATGATGCTAAAAATGACTGTATAAAGCTCAAACCGGAGCTGTATGATGATCGCGCAGGTTTCactaaaaagaaaaatatcatgGAGGTTCCCCAAGTGAAACAAAAGATTATAATGAATAGCATCAATGTACTCTTAACGAGAGGTGTAAAGGGTTTATATGTCTACGCTTGGGATGATGAGCTAAGAGAGAGGTTAAAGCGGtctcaagaaaaataa